The Gopherus flavomarginatus isolate rGopFla2 chromosome 4, rGopFla2.mat.asm, whole genome shotgun sequence genomic interval TGCTTCCAGCTGGTGGCTGGATCTTCCCTATGCGCCTATGTCAATGCCGCTCTGCATACATGTACTGTATTCAGTCTTTCCTTCAGCCACTTCACTGTCCTCAATCATTTCTTCTGCAATATTCACCCACTCCAAGAAATCTCCTGCTCTGACTTTCGCATCAAGAAACGAGTGCATTTTCTCTTTTCAGCCATAGAAACAATGGGCACCATTTTCACCATCCTCATCTCCTACACTTACATCATCTTTGCCATGCTGAGGATTCACTCCACGTCGGGAAGCCACAAAGCCTTCTCCAACTGCGCCTCCCACCTGACTGTCATTTCCTTCTTAGATGGGACCCTGATTTTTACATATTCACGACCCTCATCTGGCAGCTCAATGGACTGGAAGAAAATTGTGGCCGTGTCCGATACCCTTGTGATCCCCATGATGAACCTCCTGATCTACAGCttgaggaacaaggaggtgaaggACGCCCTGAGGAGGACAATACACTGGAAAATTATTCCTCTCTGTATGTAAACATGGGGACTGGTTTTTCTGATCAGTACTGGAGTGCAGATATGAGCTAGTTCTCGCACATAAAGTCATTGTGCAGAAATTTCTGTCATCATGTGACTTACAGGAGAAAACAATATGGAAATGGAACTTGAACCTGATAATGAAGGAAGGCGCCATTTCCCTTAAAAAACAGTGCCCAGTAAGTGTGTTACAGCTTCTCCTTTATGCACTGATATGTGATTTCTGCAATATAGACACCTCACCCTGCTTGTTCCAATACCTTTTGAACTACGTTGGTTAACTTGGCAGATGATATAAAGAGGAGATTCTCAGACTGTAATTATTTCCATTTGTCACCACTATTATCTCAGTTCCCACTGCCCCCCCCAAATCACTGTACAATTAAATAAAGTGAGGTGAACATGGAGAGGTGTTTTTATAGCTAGATAGTCATACAGATGGTTCTGTTCGGGGACAGACAGGTAGACACTAGACAGACGGGTGTTTTTCTGTGGGGCTAGATAGACAGAGACATGCTTATGTCTTGGGTTAGATAGACAGAAACACGTTCTTAGACACAcacaggagaaaggaaggatgccAGAGGTTATTGCACTCGCCTAAGACTTGAGGGGTCTGAGTTTAAATTCCGCCCCCACTGCAGCCTTCctttgtgatcttgagcaagtcactttgggCCCAATTTTTTAAAGGGATTTCAgttcctaattcccattgaaatcaatgggatttatgtGGCCTAAATACCTTCAAAACACCTGGGTTTAGTCTTCCTTTGCATCTGTTCGTCACTTGTAATATGGAGGTAAGAGaaggagtgttgtaagaaagacacaagaaattattcttctgctttacttcgtgctgattaagcctcaactggagtcttgtgtccagttctgggcaccatttttcaggaaagatgtggcccAATTGCAGAGAGTCCAGATAAGTGCAACAAAAACGCGAGTGCCATGTCTCCGTGTGGCtcgcagaagcagcagcacatcccCAATCCGGCTTCTATGCATAGGGAAATCCAggaggctccacacgctgcccgtGCCCCAAGCagtgcccctgcaactcccattggctgggaaccacagccaatgggagctccaggggcagtgcctgcagacggggcagttTGCAGGGCACACAGTGTTCGCAGTTACATGGCCCATGATGCTAACCACCATCACTCTCTTGTTAAATCTTCAAACAAGCCGCTTCGTGCTtcctcccattctgccccccACACTCGGGAGGAGCTCCCAGTAAACATCAGCAAAACAACCTCCTCAACCCAGGGACTGTTTGACTCTTTAATTATTCCCTGTACAGCAGGCTTGCCATCTCATTATGAactttgtgacagacccaggccagtgggctACAGGAATCTGGtacagggcaaatatactggtcactggatgaatagttttctgttccctgagtgaccagagtaggggctgcactaaagtaatcaggaatctgctagaaccaattaaggcagacaggttaattagaacacctgcagccaatcaaggcaggctaatcagggcacctgggtttaaaaaggtgctcactccagtcagggacggggagccagaggagaggaagtgtgtgtgaggagctgggagcaagaggtgcaaggagcggagaatgagagggtgtgctgctggcgtactaaggagtacaagcattatgagacaccaggaggaaggtcctgtggtgaggataaagaaggtgtttggaggaggccatggggaagtagctcagggagttgtagctgtcatgcagctggtacaggaagctctatagacagctgcaatccacagggccctcggctggaacccagagtagagggcgggccctgTCTGGCTGTATTTTACATTGACTGAGCGGGCCAGTGGACTTCCATTCCCAGACaaggtagaaagtcaaaaagggaaaggagggcagctaaggccttgggaacctgaATACTGGCCCAAAGCCAGAAGGTTGCTCTCGTAGTTGAGCAGAcccaagcagctgaaaaggaggccacccaggagagagaagcacctgagtctgacccccaccctaacgcttctgaaccagtagaggcaacagagactgggcccctagatcttgggcagattagccccggaagaggaaattttggatgggaccaggctgaagacccaaggtacgacaacattagaaaggaggtgactgaaatagatggggttgccatggaagggaaaacccagggaccaggaccctacttcataatgaagaagaatctcttataccggtttgcaccagtacaggggcaggaggtacagcagatcctagtacctcaaaaacaccagaatgctgtattaagtcttgcttatagtcatctttttggcaggcacttggaggtagagaagaccctggcacgagtcctatgacggttcttctggcccggagtacatgaagaagtgcggaggtactgtgtGTCCTGCCCAGAgcgtcagctgcacagtccccatccccacctgagggcacctttagtaccccttcccatcacagaggtcccctttgagcgaatagccgtGGACCtaatgggacccctggagaagacggctcgaggccaccaatatatacttcttgttttggactatgctactcgctacccagaagccatccccctgcggaacacagcctctaaaatgatagccaaagaactggtggggatctttgcctgagtggggctaccaaaggagatattaacagacccaggaaccccatttatgtcaaagctaatgaaggacctctgtacgctgctccatatatataccctgagaacttcagtttaccatccgcagactgatgggttggtagaaaggtttaaccgaaccctcaaggctatgataaggaaggtggtaagccaggacgggaaggattgggacactcTACTGCCCTATCTTATGTTTGCTATCTGGGAGGTACCTCGGGCCTCAACTAGGTTTTCCCCCTCCGAGTTATTATATGGGcttcacccccgtggcatactagatattgccaaagagatctgggaagaggaacccaatgaggggagaaatataatagaacatgtaatacagatgcgagaccggatagcccgggtcacacctattgtacgggaacttttggaaaaggcacaggaggcccagagaacctattccaattaccaggcaaaagtccgacagttccaaccaggggatcgggtgatggtgttgatacccacagcagaaagcaagcttctggtccaatggcaggggccctatgaggtggttgaacccgtcggggaagtaacctacaaagtGCCGCAGTCAGGACGCcgaaaacaaaaacagatttatcacatcagccttctgaaaccctggcatgcacaagaggcatgcataactgtccaaaaagacctaacccaggaaaacaagccttccaaacaggtgagagtgtctcctgatttaacagcagaccagaagaatgaggtgtctgagatgatcttccttaaccaagatgtgttcttgaCAAAACCGGGTCGAACAACCGAGATATATCACCCCATCGTcatgaaccctggggccagaataacaatgaggccctattgggtgccagcagccaaaagagaggaaataaaagcagaagtaaaaaaatgctggagttggggatcatcgaagaatcccacagtcagtggtccagcccaatcgtactggtgcccaaacctgatggcaccacaaggttttgcaatgacttctggcgactaaacgaagtatcccagttcaacgctgtcataaacagatagctaagggttaatgttcttttacctggaaaggagtaacctgaaacacctgaccagaggaccaatcaggaaacaagactttttcaaatctgggtggagggaagtttgtgtgtgagtcctttgttcttggtcttctgcctgtactctctcggctatgagaggatttttctgcctcctgctttctaatcttctgtttcccagttgtaagtacaaaagataagatagtgatttatagggtttttattttgtatttacatgtgtgtacctgcgggagtgttttgaagtgtgttctttttgaataaggctgtttattcatatttcttttaagcaattgaccctgtatttgtcaccttaatacagagagaccatttttatgtatttttttctttctttttaagacctgttggagtttttctttagtgtgggactccagggaattgagttgcagctcaccagggaattggtgggaggaagaagtcagggggaaaagaaaatctctgtgtgttagatttactagcctgactttgcattccctctggaagaagggggggtgggggagagattggctctcagtacttgtgtttccaggact includes:
- the LOC127049853 gene encoding olfactory receptor 1009-like codes for the protein MPYDHFVAICNPLLYYVILSKKVCFQLVAGSSLCAYVNAALHTCTVFSLSFSHFTVLNHFFCNIHPLQEISCSDFRIKKRVHFLFSAIETMGTIFTILISYTYIIFAMLRIHSTSGSHKAFSNCASHLTVISFLDGTLIFTYSRPSSGSSMDWKKIVAVSDTLVIPMMNLLIYSLRNKEVKDALRRTIHWKIIPLCM